agaggaatggagaaatatatcgctggattatattagaaaactatatcgttctttgccgaaacgaatgctggaggtggtggagaataagggaggatccacacattattaaattttaaaaggttttttatttttgtacaatttagtagataataaacactacaacttttgaaagtgtgctatcatttcgccgaccggatttcacaatcattgttgataaatacaagaggaatagcgaagatacagtttcaagctcatataccttattactacaaggtactgtttatatgccattcgtcaaacttgggaaattcggactctatctatgagaaattaatgatagcacacatgtgctatctttttgtccaagggtgtatttGTACAGTAATTCATTTCAGCAGAAATACCGTAGAACATCCGTTTATCgacaaaattttaagaaatgaaaGATACCTGTATATTCGTACAAGTTTGCAGAACAATTTTCATGCAAAGAAGAACGTGATAGCTATTCCGTtctgtgaaaatattaataggtATTTAGCATTGGAtaaaacgtaaatacgtaaagatattttcaaaaataatctGCATCACAGTTCAGAGAAAAATGGGTTTGACAGACAATTTCATCCTGATGCGAGAAAACGATCCAAAGCGTAATGCTACTCATACGCGAGCGTGTATCTTCCATAATGTTTGGGGACCCTTAAAAATACCTAGACAGTGcttatatataaacattatcGACAATATACGAGACTACctgaaaggaaaaatatgaagTGACCAGAATTCATGGAGGAATGATTTACAGAGGACTCTTtcagaagaatagaaaaatctttcaaatagaattctcattagtttatataaatatattcatacgATATAATCAAATACCTTATGATAAAATACCttataataaaatcgaaagCCTATTAAgtatgaaaataatgaaacttaATAATTTCCTCTTCTAGATATTGGATAAGCCTTTGCTAATTTCTGCCATTGAACTATAACAGCACGACTACTTATTACGCTTGTATTTTtgtcgttttttaaatattaatattttgcacaAAGGACACAGatattctatctttttttccaCGAGCATTATTATTCTACAGATCAGCAGGaatatgtacgtattttttatttgctaaaATTCCATTACCAAACGTTGTTCTATAATTGATAtaagtaattttgttaaaattagaTACCGTACGAATACGTTTCTCGCTGACTGTATAAATAaactatacaaatatttttctacctcGATAAGAATAAACTATACTAATAATTGtcaaaagaaagcaaaaaatcTGATACCAGTCATTTCGACTGGGTTTTGGCAGTTCtatagtaatattaatagaCGTTGTATCACGTAGATGTTAAAAATAGCGATTATCGTGGGATATAGATTGGAAAAGAATCGCGTTTActcttgaaatttgaatttttgtcGCTCGTAAGTTCATCTTGCGTTTACGCGGTgcaaaggaagaagaggaatgCACGTCGTAcggataaaaaaaattttgaatctCCAAGCGAGATATATAAGAGGTTCAGAAAGCGTTACAGAGTTGTAGGAATGGCATTGCGTGAGCCGCTTAAATTAACGGTTCGTATACTTTCTCCGCTGTCATTCGTGTGTTCTCCGCTAATGGGTGATAAAAATCACCTGGAGATACCAAGGGAAAAACCTAAAACCAATATTTCATCCGGTCAcactttctttccttcgtttctcgttATTTTCTTCGCAACATTCGATCGACGTTTATTGCGGAATATTATGTACCGAACGAGAAGTTCCTTCTTTACTcgtgaaaatgttttttatcgtttactTTCATCATTTTCCCCCAGATTTTCCATCCAGTAACACTTTCTCCCCTTTGTTCCTAGCATTTCCTCCTCGATATAATacacattttaaatataataaaattcctatcaaataaaaaaagatcatTCTTCTCCAACGAGGATGTATCTTATcctttatttctatctttttcttttttttcttctttttcaatgtAATACATCTCGTTTTACGAATCTCTTAAAATATAATGGCTAACAACGATAGGTAAAATCTAGCGAtagtaataattcatttttaccTAGGTCTCTTCGGCCTGCAAATAGATTTGGCTGACGATTCTTTGCGTTCATCCTTCCGTGCTTTTCGCACCCTGAACGATCCTAATCTGCGTGAAATCTGATATGACGCTGCAAATTTTAAAGCAGTTGGTACAGATTCTTCGAGTTTCTCGAGATGAGGATCAAAGTGATTAAACGAAGCCAACGCctgtttaatgaaaattaatacgtGTTCCATTTGATTTTGTAGGCCCAGCATGTCACAGGGCACGGTGATGATTCAGACGCAAAGCCGGTTACAAGAAAAGGACTTCACTATTGCCACACCCGAGGAGTTTGTTCATCGTTTCGGCGGTACCAAAGTTATCAACAAGGTAACGTTGTTTTCTCAACGAGTACTGTATATTCTTCGTTACGTATCTCGAAACAACAGTCGATCTTTCAGCGTGTGAATCTTCCGGGAagaaatttttgcaatttttaacatttttaacatacgctttgaaataattgataatttgaattattattagatctTATTGTCAGAAgaagtaatttctttttaacggAGAAGATATTCGACATCTTCGGATAAAAGGAACGAATCGAATAGAGAAGGAGATCGTTCAATGTGAAGAAAATAATCGCGCACAGGATAGTATTCTATAACTAAGAGAcctaactttttaataaaatcgataCTTAAAGCAGTCGAGTATTAAGAAGCAGTTGCAGAAGGAGGTCGTTCAACGCGTAGATATGTCGCGTTCCGCTTGAGTATTTCTCAAGGCATTCGCCGTACAGTTTCGCAACAATGGCCAAACGACCTTCGTAGTTGACCTCGAACGACCTTGAATGATCTTGAATCATAGGTTACTAGATATACCTGTTCCGCGATACTCCACTGTAATAGCAATGTGAAACGCACATTGTTCCTTCCGCAAACGAAACAAAGCAGTGCCGTGACAACTTTAACTTGGAATatgtttctttattaattgTCGGTCATCTTAATTCGGATctaaatgtttttatataaataacatctTCCCAACTTTGAACAGCGTAATTATAACTTTAACAATTTATCTTCTAATAACATCAGACTatctataattatacataattatatataatatagttatatataaaaagagaaaaagaaaaaatattatcaaaaatttggTTGTTTTAGAGTTAGCAATCTAGCGTTAACAATCTTCCGccatataattatacataattatatatataattatacataaaaagagaaaaagaaaaaatatcaaaaatttggTTGTTTTAGAGTTCTAGCGTTAACAATCTTCCGCCATATAATTATTACTCGATAGTGAACCGACGAATTAGTTTTGTCTcgattgtaaatttatttcaagatttaaatagattttcctttgtttttcaGTTTTACCTTGGACTCCaatgtatttttgttttctaaacGTATTTGTGTATCTGAGATTGCAAGTGCCATTACCAGTGACACACTAGTCGTTCAATAACATTTTATCGTCAATATTTAGTCATCGCTTAAATTACGCTTCACGGATAACGATCGATAGagtaatcaaatttttcaaatcgcAGGTCCTAATCGCCAACAACGGAATAGCGGCTGTAAAATGTATGCGTTCGATCCGACGATGGTCCTACGAAATGTTCAAGAACGAACGCGCCGTACGTTTCGTCGTGATGGTCACTCCGGAAGATTTAAAAGCGAACGCGGAATATATCAAAATGGCAGATCAGTACGTACCCGTGCCAGGTGGAACCAACAACAACAATTATGCGAACGTCGAGCTGATCGTAGACATCGCTGTACGCACTCAGGTCCAGGCTGTATGGGCTGGTTGGGGTCATGCCTCTGAAAATCCAAAATTGCCAGAACTACTCCATAAAAATAACATGTGTTTCATTGGTAAGATCCTTTGCATTACAATGAAGCGATAGCTGAAGATTATTCTGTAAATTGTGAAGTAAATTATGTAATCTTACACTACCATGCATAAGTACGATGACTATCAAAGTATCGTAGTATAGccataataatttgaatatatgcAGATACTTATGCACCGTAGgttattcgaagaaatattcttcttagtaaattttgaagaaatgtgatttgaaaaattacgaattgaaagaataaatgaattgaatagtaattatttttaggGCCATCCGAGAGAGCAATGTGGGCTCTTGGAGATAAAATCGCGTCAAGTATTGTAGCGCAAACTGCAGATGTACCGACACTTCCTTGGTCAGGTTCGGAACTAAAGGCACAGTACAgtggaaaaaagataaaaatatcatcgGAACTTTTCAAGAAAGGGTGCGTTTCGACGGTAGAAGAATGCTTGGCAGCAGCTAACAAAATAGGCTTTCCTATAATGGTGAAAGCTAGCGAGGGAGGTGGTGGAAAAGGTATCAGAAAGGTGGAGAACGCTGAAGAATTGCCCACATTGTTTAGGTAAGAAggaaatttgtcaaattaatttaaaagattttttacatggttcgttatataaataattgcaaacgttatgtaaagaatatttatgtaacaaGTTATTGGAAACTTTATATTAAGAATGCTTAACGATTTTCTTAGGCAGGTACAAACTGAAATACCTGGATCTCCGATATTCATTATGAAATTGGCAAAATGTGCTCGCCATTTAGAAGTTCAATTATTAGCTGACAATTATGGAAACGCGATATCGTTATTTGGTCGTGACTGTTCTATTCAGAGAAGACATCAAAAGATTATCGAAGAAGCGCCTGCTGTGGTTGCTAAACCCGAAGTCtttgaagaaatggaaaaagtaaTTATCGATCCTATTCGccaatcaaaaatatttcacttttttaccataaattaattaacagacattattatgaaaatttgagTTCATTCCGTACAGTACTTTTTACATATTGTTTCGTAATAGGCTGCTGTAAGATTGGCCAAAATGGTTGGATATGTCAGCGCAGGTACTGTCGAATACCTGTACGACACTTCTGGACGATATTACTTTTTGGAATTGAATCCACGTCTTCAAGTGGAACATCCGTGTACTGAGATGGTATCTGATGTTAATTTGCCCGCGGCACAACTTCAAATTGCTATGGGGTTACCATTACATCATATTAAAGATATTCGTCTTCTTTATGGTGAAAGTCCATGGGGAGATAGCGTCATTGACTTCGATCAACCGAGACACAAACCCCAACCATGGGGTCACGTGATAGCTGCGAGAATTACTAGTGAAAATCCTGATGAAGgtataaattgtatttcataaaagaaattacatttgATCACGCTTGATCATTAAGGAATTCtgctgtaataaattttaatatttccattagGTTTTAAACCGAGTTCTGGTACGGTGCAAGAACTGAATTTCCGATCCTCGAAGAATGTTTGGGGTTACTTCTCAGTAGCAGCTTCCGGAGGTCTCCATGAATTTGCAGACTCACAATTCGGACATTGCTTCTCTTGGGGAGAGGATCGTAACCAGGCTCGAGAAAATTTGGTCATAGCTTTGAAAGAATTGAGCATTAGGGGTGATTTCAGAACCACCGTCGAATATTTGATTACGCTATTAGAAACTGAATCTTTCCAACAGAACAATATAGATACTGCGTGGCTTGATTTGTTGATTGCTGAACGCGTTAGGAGTGACAAACCGGATGTATTATTAGCCATAACATGCGGTGCGCTTCATATCGCTGATAGAACAATCACTGCCGCTTTTACTGGGTTTCAAACAGCATTGGAAAAAGGACAAATACAAGCCAGCAATGATTTAGATAATGTTATCGACGTAAgttgatttttatatcattaatttgTGTATAAATACTTGCttacgaatattataaaatttaacaaacattttttagGTTGAACTCATTAACGACggatacaaatataaaatacagacTGCTAAGTCAGGCCCTAATAGTTATTTTCTTGTTATGAACGGTTCCTACAAAGAAGTAGAATTACACCGACTATCGGATGGAGGATTATTGCTCTCTTTGGATGGCGCAAGTTTCACGACTTACATGAGGGAGGAAGTCGATCGTTACAGGATCATCATTGGAAATCAAACCTGCATCTTCGAGAAGGACAACGATCCTTCTTTATTGAGGTCACCATCAGCTGGCAAACTAATTAGCTATCTAGTCGAAGATGGTGGTCACGTGAACGCTGGACAAGCATACGCAGAAATTGAAGTCATGAAAATGGTAATGACAATAACAGCGAGCGAAGCTGGTAGCGTCTTTTATGTTAAAAGACCAGGTGCCATTCTCGAGGCTGGTACCTTGATTGCTCAACTAGAATTGGACGATCCATCTCTGGTAACAAAAGCTCAGGAGTACACTGGTAAATTCCCGGAAACTATAGCTCCAgcaatttctgaaaaattgaatCATCTTCATGCTGAATACAGAACAGCTTTAGAAAACACTCTAGGAGGATATTGTTTACCAGATCCGTACCACGTGCCTCGAGTACGAGAACTTCTTGAGAAATTCATGAATTCCCTTCGTGACCCTAGCTTACCATTGCTCGAACTTCAAGAAGTGATCGCAACGATATCAGGAAGAATTCCGATTTCCGTAGAGAAAAAAATCAGGAAATTGATGTCGCTGTACGAAAGAAACATAACTTCTGTTTTAGCTCAATTTCCTAGTCAACAAATTGCTGCTGTGATCGATGGACATGCAGCAAGTCTTTCCAAGCGATCTGAACGCGACGTCTTCTTCTTAACTACCGAAGCTATAGTGCAATTGGTACAAAGATATAGGAATGGAATACGTGGAAGAATGAAGACCGCTGTTCACGAACTACTTCGACAATATTACACCGTTGAAAGCCAGTTCCAACAAGGACATTACGATAAATGTGTTTCTGCTTTAATCGATGAATACAAAGATGATGTAGCAACAATAACAGCTATGATTTTCAGCCATAACCAAGTCACGAAGAAGAACGTTTTGGTAACTATGCTCATAGATCATCTCTGGGCGAATGAACCTGGTCTTACGGACGAGTTATCGAGCACGCTGACGGAACTAACGAGCCTGAATCGTACAGAGCATAGTCGTGTCGCGTTACGTGCGAGACAAATTCTAATCGCTGCTCATCAACCTGCTTACGAATTAAGACACAACCAAATGGAATCTATATTCTTATCAGCGGTAGACATGTACGGCCATGATTTCCATCCAGAAAACTTAGAGAAACTTATTCTTTCCGAAACAtctattttcgatattttacatgACTTCTTCTACCATTCCAATCGTACAGTTTGCAATGCTGCTTTGGAGGTTTATGTTCGCAGATCTTATATCAGTTATGAGTTGACTTGCGTGCAACATCTGGAATTGTCTGGCGAAGTACCGCTTGtacatttccaatttttgcTGCCTAACAATCATCCTAATATACAAAACCAATCTTCGGTTAATCACAGAGTCGGGGCTATGGCAGCTTTCCAAGACATGGATCAATTCACCCGATATTCTGACGAAGTTTTCGACCTCCTAGAGGATCTGTCTTCGATTACCTCAACTTCGGCTAAAGTTTTAGCAGAGGCAGTAGACGCAGCTGCAAGCGAATCGAGACACAGTACATCCATAAACGTATCTTTAAGCAATGCGGAAAATACTGGTACAGTGGAAATGGGTGAACGATCTGCAGAACCGGTACATATTTTGAGCATTGCCGttcaagagaaagagaatcaCGATGACGTTACGATGGCGAAACTCTTTGGAGATTGGTGCGCCGCGAACAAAGAGGAATTAATCTCACGAGACATACGAAGGATCACTTTCActgttttaaagaaaagacAATTCCCAAAATTCTTTACATACCGTCAAAGAGATGGTTTTGTTgaagataaaatttatcgacatCTCGAACCTGGTTGTGCTTTCCAATTGGAATTAAACAGAATGAGAACTTACGATCTTGAAGCTCTGCCAACCTCGAATCAAAAAATGCATCTTTACCTTGGCCGGGCAAAGGTTGCCAAAGGACAACAAGTCACCGATTATCGTTTCTTCATTCGTTCCATTATAAGACATTCTGATCTTATCACGAAGGAGGCCAGTTTCGATTATCTTCACAATGAAGGTGAACGTGTACTATTAGAGGCTATGGATGAATTAGAAGTCGCGTTCTCGCATCCGCTTGCTAAGCGTACGGAATGCAATCATATCTTCCTAAATTTCGTACCCACAGTTATTATGGATCCAGTAAGAATAGAAGAAAGCGTGACCAGTATGGTACTGAGGTACGGCCCGAGATTATGGAAATTACGAGTACGTCAGGCTGAGATTAAAATGACGATTCGGCCAGCACCAGGGAAGCCAACGTCTATTTTACGTTTGTGCATTGCCAACGATAGCGGATATAGCATAGATTTGCATCTTTATATGGAGGCAACCGATCCAAAGACTGGTATCATTCGTTTCGAATCTTATCCTTCTTCGATGGTAAATGGTACCTGGAGACCAGGACCTATGCATGGTCTTCCAATTTCTACGCCATATCTAACCAAAGATTATCTTCAAGCAAAACGGTTCCAAGCACAAAGTTCTGGCACAACGTATGTATATGATTTACCAGACATGTTTAGACAACAAACCGAAAAGATGTGGATTAAATACATAGAAGAAAGGCCACAGTGCGATATAACTATTCCAAATCCTGTGATGGATTGTGTAGAATTAGTATTAGAGGGTGACAATTTAGTGGAACAAAAACGACTTCCTGGTGAGAATAATGTTGGTATGGTCGCTTGGAGATTAAGGCTTTATACGCCAGAATATCCAGTATCTGGTCGAGACATTATACTGATAGCAAACGATTTGACACATTTGATTGGTTCTTTTGGTCCGAAGGAGGACTTAGTGTTCTGCAGAGCGTCTGAAAGAGCTAGGCAACTTGGAATTCCTCGAATATATTTCTCTGCAAATTCTGGCGCTCGCATTGGTCTAGCAGAGGAAGTGAAAGCGTTGTTCAGAATTGCTTGGGAGGATGAGGATGAACCAGAGAAAGgatttagatatatatatttaacaccAGATGATTACGCGCGTTTAGCACCGCTTAATTCAGTGAAAACTTCGTTGATCGAAGATAAGGGAGAATCTCGTTACAAGATTACCGATATTATTGGTAAAGATGACGGTCTTggtgtagaaaatttaaaatacgcTGGTATGATTGCCGGAGAAACATCGAAAGCCTATGACGAAATCGTTACGATTTCCATTGTATCTTGTAGAGCGATTGGTATCGGTGCTTACCTAGTCCGTCTTGGACAAAGGGTCattcaaatagaaaattctcaCATCATCTTAACCGGTTACAAAGCATTAAATACTGTCTTAGGCCGTGAAGTATACGCTAGTAATAATCAGTTAGGTGGTATACAAATTATGCATAATAATGGGGTATCACATGCAACAAACGTAAGGGACCTAGAGGGTGTTGCTACTGCTTTAAGATGGTTAAGCTACTGTCCCAAATTTAAGGGTGCACCCCTTCCTATATTATCAGCACCATTTCCTGATCCAGTCGACAGAGAAATCATGTATGTTCCTACAAAAGCAGCATATGATCCAAGATTCATGCTCGAGGGTAGAATACAAAATGGTACAAATTATTGGGAAAGTGGGTTCTTCGATCGTGGCTCTTGGcaggtatattttatattttagattaaTATTACATGTTAATTTAGTTTAATAAAATGACTCAAACATTTCTATACTATTAATATTACTTGCAGGAAATTATGAGGCCTTGGGCTCAAACTGTAGTAACTGGACGAGCAAGATTAGGCGGAATACCTTGCGGTGTTATTGCAGTAGAAACAAGAACCGTTGAGTTGCACTTACCTGCTGATCCTGCTAATCTCGATTCAGAAGCTAAAACAATATCTCAAGCAGGACAAGTATGGTTCCCTGACAGTGCATACAAAACTGCTCAAGCTATCAAAGACTTTGGAAAAGAAGAGCTTccactttttatttttgctaaTTGGAGAGGATTTTCTGGTGGAATGAAAggtttttattgatttttaataattactaaaatttcaCTCTTACTTATCGAGTGAATTACTAACGCTATATCTTTTCTAGACATGTACGAGCAAATTATCAAATTCGGTGCTTATATTGTGGATGGCTTACGAGAATATACTAAAccaatatttgtatatatccCACCAAATGGAGAACTAAGAGGTGGTGCTTGGGCTGTCGTTGATCCAACGATAAATCCTCGCTACATGGAAATGTTTGCTGACAATACAAGCAGAGGTGGAGTTTTAGAACCTGGTGGAATAGTAGAAATCAAGTTTAGAACTAAAGACATACTTAAAGCTATGCATAGGGTTGATTCAGTAATACAGAAGCTTAAAGTAAGAAActgattttgtttctttatcatcttttacattttataaataataggtCGTGTGTGGGACATATTATGACATCAATCATTGTTTTAGGAAAATCTAGCCAATGCAAATTCAGCCGAAGAACGAACAGACATTGAAAGCCAAATTCGTAAGAGGGAGCAACTTTTAGAACCTATGTATCGGCAAGTAGCAGTTCACTTCGCAGATCTTCATGATACGCCAGAGAGAATGTTTGAGAAAAATACCATTCATGATATTATTCCATGGCAAAAAGCACGCAGACTGCTTTATTGGCGACTTAGAAGAAGACTTTTAGAGGATGaaataaagaaggaaattcTATCAACTCAACACACTTTGGACGTTAGACAAGTCGGTGCAATGTTGCGTAGATGGTTTATAGAAGACAAAGGTGCCACAGAATCTTATCTGTGGGATCAAGATGAAGCTGCAACGAATTGGTTGGAGAATCAACGTCAAGATGAAAATAGTGTTGTTTCCCGTAACATCACTTGTGTAAGACAAGACGCAATCGTTTCTCGAGTCAAAGAAGCCCTTGAAACTTGTCCAGAAGTGAGATTaaatgcaattttagaaattgcgCACAGATTACAACCAGCAGAACGTGCAGAATTGCAAAGAACTTTATCACAGATAGAAACGACCACACAGGAACACCACAATGATTCAAGTGCTTCGTCCTAatgtttttctaaattaagaaaaatctcTTGTCTATCTGCGTACCTGGTGTATGTAGTTCTACATCTTAGAATTAATTGTACAGATACTCGTTATTCTTGTTAATAGCAAATTGTACGGGAGTAGTATAATTTTTGGAAAGTTAATAATTGTTTCTATCGATAGCGTTACTTGATGATAGAAAGTAATCGAACTCGTGTCTTATTCAAGTTCAATGGTGATGCTATCGAGTGTCAGACAGTATCACTGCCGTCTCCTAAACCATGGCAAAACGTGCCCTTTGTTTATAATGAGTGTATTcatgaatatagaaattatattgcaCATAtgcgtacatacatatatatataaataaataaataagtaatatatatgtgtttatttatttatatttatatgcatgtatgtatgtgtattttttttagaaaaaagttTGTTCGTTGCGTTTACTTTTACCGAATGACTAATGTGTACATCGATATTTCCCATTTCcgtcgaaaaaaagaaaacagatcgatggataatttttaaagtacGAAGTACTATTTTTCCAATCGTGTGTgatacaaaatagaaaaaattctttgatCTTTAGGAACAATTTAATGCGAATAAAGaggtagataataaaaaattttatgaacCTGAATGTTTAACAGAAATAAgacatttaatacaaaatagttgctaaataattatacatatatatatatattttatactatttttaattcattgatACCAAGttcaaatgtacatatattacatgCAGTCATATCGTTTGAGACATAAAAATTCTCGATACTCTCTTCGTTCGTGTCATTGTCCTTAAAAGACTGAAATCTGACTTCGATGCACATCAATTAGATCATCATCTAGAGTAAGCAATAccataaatgaaaaaaacatTGCTAAAGCAGACAAAAAATGCCAAATGTCATGACTATCAAAAAAGTTTAGGAGTATGCAGGGTTTATTATAATTGCGCGATTGTGCTGGGGTTAGCTCCCACGAGATAGAATtgtgtataaaaaaatgtaaagcgGCGCCCCAAAACACGATTGATAACACAATATAAATCGCTGGTTGAAGTAGAATTCGTTCTTTATGACAAACCTGAAATATCACAAAgtaaattaattcataatatGTGGACAAACTACATAAGTATAATTATTcgtgtatatgtacataccttcataacaatataaaaaaaagtatataaaattaaattagacaTTAATACAGCCAACAGAAACGTTGCGAAATTTTTCTCGCTGTGCATATTCCCAAGTACTGCGAGAGCAACGTTCCATAAATTTCCTacaataagtataataaaacgtCCCATATACAAAGGCCGAAAGAAATATCTAATTCCAGAACGGGCATCATGTTTACTAatctagaaaattataaaatcaatgATAAACTGTGCCTAGTAGAAGTAACTGAATCAaggtaaaatgaaaaatattagattcAAATACCAAATGCCTAAAATTACCTGTATTACTCTTATCAACAACGTTCTAACTTTCCATCGCCCCATGTAGTAAATTTGAATAGTCATATAAAGGCAAGTGAGCAAATGTACGATAGTAAACAGAACCCAGAAGTATATTGAACCATATAAAACTCCCAACAATCCTATGAAGATGATGAATGCTAACATTGCAAATGTAACTGATGCTCGGGCATTTATATCAGGATGACGATTGTGATAAATCTTGATCATACATAGCACTGTTATGATGTACATAAAACTCGTATctaaatagataatataatatttgtcattaatattataaaaaaaatttataaaatttaattatcttacCGAATTGAAAGTTGCTTCGATTTGGACACACGTGATAACTCCCTGAGAGTATTCCTTCCATAATAAGCGCAGTGCccattgcataaaataatcCATAATGTTGTGGTATGccataacatttatttttttctctttcaaattCATCATGTTCTCGAGaagatgttaaaaatataaataaaaaacccAACATGATGTATccgatatttgaaaatacatgATTGAGATCTGACAGTGATAAAAATGGATGAGcacataaaa
This Bombus pascuorum chromosome 1, iyBomPasc1.1, whole genome shotgun sequence DNA region includes the following protein-coding sequences:
- the LOC132913808 gene encoding acetyl-CoA carboxylase isoform X6 — encoded protein: MKSVLLLHRERFVTGNIDREADDKENSEQDVNRSNDSSSTMSENPVSFVVGEPDNDRSEELEIEDSFPSESYDITTTQVQQNAMAGLIERRKRLRPSMSQGTVMIQTQSRLQEKDFTIATPEEFVHRFGGTKVINKVLIANNGIAAVKCMRSIRRWSYEMFKNERAVRFVVMVTPEDLKANAEYIKMADQYVPVPGGTNNNNYANVELIVDIAVRTQVQAVWAGWGHASENPKLPELLHKNNMCFIGPSERAMWALGDKIASSIVAQTADVPTLPWSGSELKAQYSGKKIKISSELFKKGCVSTVEECLAAANKIGFPIMVKASEGGGGKGIRKVENAEELPTLFRQVQTEIPGSPIFIMKLAKCARHLEVQLLADNYGNAISLFGRDCSIQRRHQKIIEEAPAVVAKPEVFEEMEKAAVRLAKMVGYVSAGTVEYLYDTSGRYYFLELNPRLQVEHPCTEMVSDVNLPAAQLQIAMGLPLHHIKDIRLLYGESPWGDSVIDFDQPRHKPQPWGHVIAARITSENPDEGFKPSSGTVQELNFRSSKNVWGYFSVAASGGLHEFADSQFGHCFSWGEDRNQARENLVIALKELSIRGDFRTTVEYLITLLETESFQQNNIDTAWLDLLIAERVRSDKPDVLLAITCGALHIADRTITAAFTGFQTALEKGQIQASNDLDNVIDVELINDGYKYKIQTAKSGPNSYFLVMNGSYKEVELHRLSDGGLLLSLDGASFTTYMREEVDRYRIIIGNQTCIFEKDNDPSLLRSPSAGKLISYLVEDGGHVNAGQAYAEIEVMKMVMTITASEAGSVFYVKRPGAILEAGTLIAQLELDDPSLVTKAQEYTGKFPETIAPAISEKLNHLHAEYRTALENTLGGYCLPDPYHVPRVRELLEKFMNSLRDPSLPLLELQEVIATISGRIPISVEKKIRKLMSLYERNITSVLAQFPSQQIAAVIDGHAASLSKRSERDVFFLTTEAIVQLVQRYRNGIRGRMKTAVHELLRQYYTVESQFQQGHYDKCVSALIDEYKDDVATITAMIFSHNQVTKKNVLVTMLIDHLWANEPGLTDELSSTLTELTSLNRTEHSRVALRARQILIAAHQPAYELRHNQMESIFLSAVDMYGHDFHPENLEKLILSETSIFDILHDFFYHSNRTVCNAALEVYVRRSYISYELTCVQHLELSGEVPLVHFQFLLPNNHPNIQNQSSVNHRVGAMAAFQDMDQFTRYSDEVFDLLEDLSSITSTSAKVLAEAVDAAASESRHSTSINVSLSNAENTGTVEMGERSAEPVHILSIAVQEKENHDDVTMAKLFGDWCAANKEELISRDIRRITFTVLKKRQFPKFFTYRQRDGFVEDKIYRHLEPGCAFQLELNRMRTYDLEALPTSNQKMHLYLGRAKVAKGQQVTDYRFFIRSIIRHSDLITKEASFDYLHNEGERVLLEAMDELEVAFSHPLAKRTECNHIFLNFVPTVIMDPVRIEESVTSMVLRYGPRLWKLRVRQAEIKMTIRPAPGKPTSILRLCIANDSGYSIDLHLYMEATDPKTGIIRFESYPSSMVNGTWRPGPMHGLPISTPYLTKDYLQAKRFQAQSSGTTYVYDLPDMFRQQTEKMWIKYIEERPQCDITIPNPVMDCVELVLEGDNLVEQKRLPGENNVGMVAWRLRLYTPEYPVSGRDIILIANDLTHLIGSFGPKEDLVFCRASERARQLGIPRIYFSANSGARIGLAEEVKALFRIAWEDEDEPEKGFRYIYLTPDDYARLAPLNSVKTSLIEDKGESRYKITDIIGKDDGLGVENLKYAGMIAGETSKAYDEIVTISIVSCRAIGIGAYLVRLGQRVIQIENSHIILTGYKALNTVLGREVYASNNQLGGIQIMHNNGVSHATNVRDLEGVATALRWLSYCPKFKGAPLPILSAPFPDPVDREIMYVPTKAAYDPRFMLEGRIQNGTNYWESGFFDRGSWQEIMRPWAQTVVTGRARLGGIPCGVIAVETRTVELHLPADPANLDSEAKTISQAGQVWFPDSAYKTAQAIKDFGKEELPLFIFANWRGFSGGMKDMYEQIIKFGAYIVDGLREYTKPIFVYIPPNGELRGGAWAVVDPTINPRYMEMFADNTSRGGVLEPGGIVEIKFRTKDILKAMHRVDSVIQKLKENLANANSAEERTDIESQIRKREQLLEPMYRQVAVHFADLHDTPERMFEKNTIHDIIPWQKARRLLYWRLRRRLLEDEIKKEILSTQHTLDVRQVGAMLRRWFIEDKGATESYLWDQDEAATNWLENQRQDENSVVSRNITCVRQDAIVSRVKEALETCPEVRLNAILEIAHRLQPAERAELQRTLSQIETTTQEHHNDSSASS